A DNA window from Ctenopharyngodon idella isolate HZGC_01 chromosome 10, HZGC01, whole genome shotgun sequence contains the following coding sequences:
- the LOC127520279 gene encoding uncharacterized protein LOC127520279 isoform X1 — translation MKKMFLKLVLLCLWRLVGGSGVTFVRRVIKGDSVTLDSPLTEMKDDDLIQWRFGNTLIAEINVTADRFTVYDDVLDGRFRDRLKLDKQTGSLTITNITMKHDGYYKILGEGFILIVYDEISVKEGDSVTLNSDHTEVKDVDLIQWRFGDGNTIIAEINKRFDRITVYDDVLDGRFRDRLKLDNQTGSLTITNITMKYTGEYDLKIDDKWYNFYLAVIARLPVPVISSNSSQCSSSSSSSSSYCSLVCSVVNVSHVTLSWYRGNSLLSSISVSDLSISLSLPLEVEYQDKNTYSCVLNNPISNQTQHLDITQLCHTCSDSVHCCGPTEAVIRLVLSALVGVATVIILVYDIRSRRAERDQAQIHTSGSA, via the exons atgaagaaaatgtttctcAAGTTAGTTTTGCTCTGTTTGTGGCGTCTGGTTG GTGGGTCAGGTGTTACATTTGTGAGGAGAGTGATTaagggagattcagtcactctcgACTCTCCTCTTACTGAAATGAAGGATGATGATCTGATTCAGTGGAGGTTTGGAAACACTTTAATAGCTGAAATCAATGTAACGGCCGACAGATtcactgtatatgatgatgttcttgatgggagattcagagacagactgaagctggacaaacaaactggatctctgaccatcacaaacatcacaatgaaacatgatggatattataaaatattgggGGAAGGGTTCATTCTCATCGTCTATG ATGAAATATCAGTGaaggagggagattcagtcactctaaacTCTGATCATACTGAAGTGAAGGATGTTGATCTGATTCAGTGGAGGTTTGGAGATGGAAACACTATAATAGCTGAAATCAATAAACGGTTCGACAGAAtcactgtatatgatgatgttcttgatgggagattcagagacagactgaagctggacaatcaaactggatctctgaccatcacaaacatcacaatGAAATACACTGGAGAATATGATCTAAAGATTGACGATAAGTGGTATAATTTCTATCTCGCTGTCATTG ctcgtctgcctgttcctgtcatcagcagCAACTCTTCACagtgttcttcatcatcatcatcatcatcatcatattgttcattggtgtgttcagtggtgaatgtgagtcatgtgactctctcctggtacagaggaaacagtttattgtccagcatcagtgtgtctgatctcagcatcagtctctctctacctctggaggtggaatatcaggataaaaacacctacagctgtgtgctgaacaatcccatcagcaaccagactcaacatctggacatcactcaactctgtcacacatgttcAG ACTCTGTCCACTGTTGTGGTCCTACTGAAGCTGTGATCCGATTGGTCCTCTCTGCTCtggtgggcgtggctactgtcaTTATTCTGGTTTATGACATCAGATCCAGAAGAGCTGAACGAGATCAAGCACAGATTCACACATCAG GAAGTGCTTAA
- the LOC127520279 gene encoding SLAM family member 9-like isoform X3, translating into MKKMFLKLVLLCLWRLVDEISVKEGDSVTLNSDHTEVKDVDLIQWRFGDGNTIIAEINKRFDRITVYDDVLDGRFRDRLKLDNQTGSLTITNITMKYTGEYDLKIDDKWYNFYLAVIARLPVPVISSNSSQCSSSSSSSSSYCSLVCSVVNVSHVTLSWYRGNSLLSSISVSDLSISLSLPLEVEYQDKNTYSCVLNNPISNQTQHLDITQLCHTCSDSVHCCGPTEAVIRLVLSALVGVATVIILVYDIRSRRAERDQAQIHTSGSA; encoded by the exons atgaagaaaatgtttctcAAGTTAGTTTTGCTCTGTTTGTGGCGTCTGGTTG ATGAAATATCAGTGaaggagggagattcagtcactctaaacTCTGATCATACTGAAGTGAAGGATGTTGATCTGATTCAGTGGAGGTTTGGAGATGGAAACACTATAATAGCTGAAATCAATAAACGGTTCGACAGAAtcactgtatatgatgatgttcttgatgggagattcagagacagactgaagctggacaatcaaactggatctctgaccatcacaaacatcacaatGAAATACACTGGAGAATATGATCTAAAGATTGACGATAAGTGGTATAATTTCTATCTCGCTGTCATTG ctcgtctgcctgttcctgtcatcagcagCAACTCTTCACagtgttcttcatcatcatcatcatcatcatcatattgttcattggtgtgttcagtggtgaatgtgagtcatgtgactctctcctggtacagaggaaacagtttattgtccagcatcagtgtgtctgatctcagcatcagtctctctctacctctggaggtggaatatcaggataaaaacacctacagctgtgtgctgaacaatcccatcagcaaccagactcaacatctggacatcactcaactctgtcacacatgttcAG ACTCTGTCCACTGTTGTGGTCCTACTGAAGCTGTGATCCGATTGGTCCTCTCTGCTCtggtgggcgtggctactgtcaTTATTCTGGTTTATGACATCAGATCCAGAAGAGCTGAACGAGATCAAGCACAGATTCACACATCAG GAAGTGCTTAA
- the LOC127520279 gene encoding SLAM family member 9-like isoform X2, which translates to MKDDDLIQWRFGNTLIAEINVTADRFTVYDDVLDGRFRDRLKLDKQTGSLTITNITMKHDGYYKILGEGFILIVYDEISVKEGDSVTLNSDHTEVKDVDLIQWRFGDGNTIIAEINKRFDRITVYDDVLDGRFRDRLKLDNQTGSLTITNITMKYTGEYDLKIDDKWYNFYLAVIARLPVPVISSNSSQCSSSSSSSSSYCSLVCSVVNVSHVTLSWYRGNSLLSSISVSDLSISLSLPLEVEYQDKNTYSCVLNNPISNQTQHLDITQLCHTCSDSVHCCGPTEAVIRLVLSALVGVATVIILVYDIRSRRAERDQAQIHTSGSA; encoded by the exons ATGAAGGATGATGATCTGATTCAGTGGAGGTTTGGAAACACTTTAATAGCTGAAATCAATGTAACGGCCGACAGATtcactgtatatgatgatgttcttgatgggagattcagagacagactgaagctggacaaacaaactggatctctgaccatcacaaacatcacaatgaaacatgatggatattataaaatattgggGGAAGGGTTCATTCTCATCGTCTATG ATGAAATATCAGTGaaggagggagattcagtcactctaaacTCTGATCATACTGAAGTGAAGGATGTTGATCTGATTCAGTGGAGGTTTGGAGATGGAAACACTATAATAGCTGAAATCAATAAACGGTTCGACAGAAtcactgtatatgatgatgttcttgatgggagattcagagacagactgaagctggacaatcaaactggatctctgaccatcacaaacatcacaatGAAATACACTGGAGAATATGATCTAAAGATTGACGATAAGTGGTATAATTTCTATCTCGCTGTCATTG ctcgtctgcctgttcctgtcatcagcagCAACTCTTCACagtgttcttcatcatcatcatcatcatcatcatattgttcattggtgtgttcagtggtgaatgtgagtcatgtgactctctcctggtacagaggaaacagtttattgtccagcatcagtgtgtctgatctcagcatcagtctctctctacctctggaggtggaatatcaggataaaaacacctacagctgtgtgctgaacaatcccatcagcaaccagactcaacatctggacatcactcaactctgtcacacatgttcAG ACTCTGTCCACTGTTGTGGTCCTACTGAAGCTGTGATCCGATTGGTCCTCTCTGCTCtggtgggcgtggctactgtcaTTATTCTGGTTTATGACATCAGATCCAGAAGAGCTGAACGAGATCAAGCACAGATTCACACATCAG GAAGTGCTTAA